A genomic window from Rhodococcus sp. KBS0724 includes:
- a CDS encoding glycosyltransferase family 4 protein produces the protein MRVLLVSDSYPPAAGGLERAVHALATGLAGDGTEVTVATLSRGSTASQSLDGLVAVHHLPGWTRFLRPFTSDAAHQFHPTAPDPALAWHLQRLVDELQPDVVHAHGWILHSCLRLHLPRRTALVVTLHDYGLSCAKKTLVPKSALDTVCPGPGITRCLRCARDFYGTPKAVPLVLGLAESQHLLDRVTLFLPISTAVAQSCLAGVDPDRVAVIPSFVPDAISDEGRGNGTDFLPATDYLLFIGAIGPHKGITTLLDAHRLMHSPMPLVVIGMQRPDTPPMTGDSERPVIVRTDVGHDQVMTAMRGARVVCVPSRWAEPQGLVAIEAMSVGTPVVASDIGGLRDVIEHEHSGLLVPPGDTYELARALERILEDQTLHTSVVEGGRIRARAYTESAVLPQVRRAYARAISQRAI, from the coding sequence GTGAGAGTCCTACTGGTCTCCGACAGCTACCCACCGGCCGCCGGTGGACTCGAACGCGCCGTGCACGCCCTGGCTACCGGGTTGGCCGGCGACGGAACCGAAGTCACGGTCGCCACACTCAGCCGAGGCAGTACGGCGTCGCAGTCACTCGACGGTCTGGTCGCAGTGCACCACCTGCCTGGCTGGACGCGATTCCTGCGGCCGTTCACCTCCGATGCCGCCCACCAATTTCATCCCACTGCACCCGATCCCGCGCTGGCCTGGCACCTTCAGCGCCTTGTCGATGAACTACAACCCGATGTCGTGCACGCCCACGGATGGATCCTGCACTCGTGTCTGCGATTACATCTCCCGCGGCGAACCGCACTGGTAGTCACCCTCCACGATTACGGACTGAGCTGTGCAAAGAAGACTCTGGTACCCAAGAGCGCCCTCGATACCGTCTGCCCTGGACCAGGAATCACGCGATGCCTTCGGTGTGCCCGCGATTTCTACGGGACACCGAAAGCCGTGCCGCTGGTCCTCGGACTCGCCGAGAGCCAGCACCTCCTCGACCGCGTCACACTGTTTCTTCCGATCAGCACGGCGGTAGCGCAATCATGCCTGGCGGGAGTCGATCCGGATCGTGTTGCCGTAATACCCTCGTTTGTGCCCGACGCTATAAGCGACGAAGGACGCGGGAATGGCACAGATTTCCTGCCCGCCACCGACTATCTCCTCTTCATCGGTGCCATCGGCCCACACAAGGGAATCACAACACTTCTGGACGCTCACCGGCTCATGCACTCACCGATGCCACTGGTGGTGATCGGAATGCAACGCCCCGATACTCCCCCGATGACCGGCGACTCCGAGCGTCCGGTCATCGTGCGTACCGATGTCGGACACGATCAGGTCATGACTGCCATGCGGGGAGCTCGCGTAGTCTGTGTTCCCTCGAGATGGGCGGAACCACAAGGACTTGTCGCTATTGAAGCGATGAGTGTGGGAACCCCGGTGGTCGCGTCCGACATCGGCGGGTTACGAGACGTGATCGAGCACGAACACTCCGGCCTACTTGTTCCCCCCGGCGATACCTACGAACTCGCACGTGCACTCGAACGCATACTCGAGGATCAGACACTGCACACCAGTGTGGTCGAGGGTGGTCGAATCAGAGCCCGCGCCTACACCGAATCGGCTGTTCTACCCCAGGTTCGACGCGCCTACGCTAGGGCTATCTCACAGCGGGCCATCTGA
- a CDS encoding lipopolysaccharide biosynthesis protein has product MKVTLGSLPQIVRTRIAEDSMLRNSSYMMASTVLTSLMGYVFWLVVAHTTSTEDIGVAAATTSAMQATALIASVGAATAMVEWLPRTLTVERWRRILTAAVTVVIVTAVIGSAIVVLTLGFVLHTLPSLTTALAATAFTIGATFFALGTLADCVAVALRRSGLLLARNVLFTGLRIPLLFLPVLIRGTHNHILTAWSASAVISVAFSTFWCRRIRGEHSMRPLFGHLVADIRDMSASLLGQHVVTVASNVTSFVLPIIVLARLSESDGAYFYATWMLGAVFFMISPCIAMALFAETATDPEDIPGLARRCSRIIAALLGPLILVYLIGGGWVLRVFGESYSAHGQLLLIVLTLSAIPDAVTNIAVAVLRAVGRLREAMTLNVSMLLTCLALSWILLPSMGIVAVGISWIVAQSLGALWALGRWRYIVVPARPRVLR; this is encoded by the coding sequence ATGAAGGTGACACTCGGCTCTCTCCCCCAGATCGTACGGACCCGAATAGCCGAAGACTCGATGCTGCGCAACAGTTCCTACATGATGGCGAGCACCGTTCTCACCTCCCTCATGGGCTATGTGTTCTGGCTCGTAGTCGCCCACACGACATCTACCGAGGACATCGGCGTCGCAGCGGCCACCACCAGCGCCATGCAGGCAACGGCGCTGATCGCCAGCGTCGGCGCCGCCACCGCAATGGTCGAGTGGCTACCGCGCACTCTTACGGTTGAACGCTGGCGGCGAATACTCACCGCCGCAGTGACAGTCGTAATTGTGACCGCGGTGATCGGGTCTGCGATCGTGGTGCTCACTCTGGGATTTGTTCTGCACACTCTCCCCTCGCTGACCACTGCACTCGCTGCAACGGCATTCACGATCGGAGCTACATTCTTCGCTCTGGGAACACTGGCCGACTGTGTGGCGGTTGCTCTGCGCCGCAGCGGACTACTCCTCGCACGCAATGTACTGTTCACCGGCTTGCGCATTCCGTTGCTGTTCCTCCCCGTACTCATCCGAGGCACACACAACCACATACTCACGGCTTGGAGCGCCTCGGCGGTGATTTCGGTAGCGTTCTCGACGTTCTGGTGCAGACGAATACGCGGCGAGCACAGTATGCGACCGCTATTCGGGCATCTCGTCGCCGACATCCGGGATATGAGCGCATCACTGCTGGGACAACACGTGGTGACGGTGGCGTCGAACGTCACGTCCTTCGTACTGCCCATCATCGTGCTGGCCAGGCTGTCGGAATCCGACGGAGCCTACTTCTACGCGACGTGGATGCTCGGAGCGGTGTTCTTCATGATCAGTCCATGCATTGCCATGGCGCTGTTCGCCGAGACCGCAACTGATCCCGAAGACATCCCGGGTCTCGCCCGGCGTTGCAGTCGGATCATCGCCGCGTTGCTCGGCCCACTGATCCTCGTCTACCTCATCGGCGGCGGGTGGGTGCTGCGAGTATTCGGCGAGTCGTACAGTGCTCACGGGCAATTGCTGCTGATCGTACTGACTCTCTCTGCCATCCCGGATGCCGTCACCAACATCGCGGTGGCGGTTCTGCGCGCAGTCGGCAGACTCCGCGAGGCCATGACACTCAATGTGTCGATGCTGCTCACCTGCCTGGCACTCTCCTGGATCCTATTGCCGTCCATGGGAATTGTTGCCGTCGGAATCAGCTGGATCGTCGCGCAGAGCCTCGGCGCACTCTGGGCCTTGGGACGGTGGCGCTACATCGTTGTACCAGCACGGCCGAGAGTGCTTCGATGA
- a CDS encoding glycoside hydrolase family 6 protein: MRWNRIIACACAVVLMTGSSCCAAGARDDVDTAQRVASGGFYVDPNSSAARAMVDYPETASIVARLADTPQAFWLSATSPPTAVANEVSRYVDAAARANAVAVLVTYAIPQRDCGSYSAGGYSNGSDYRTWSDNVAAGIGNREAVVIVEPDALTDWSCLSSEQATERVDLLRYSVNALASDPNTAVYIDGGHSRWLDAPELASRLESAGVDRARGFSLNVANFYTTAEQEAYGESVSALTDGKTYVVDTSRNGAGPPPEGPLNWCNPPDRALGSAPTTQTRAAHAAAYLWVKHPGESDGTCNRGEPPSSVWWNAYAVAIVQNSGRRRGSQMARCEIALA; this comes from the coding sequence ATGAGGTGGAATCGAATCATCGCGTGTGCGTGCGCGGTTGTGCTCATGACAGGTTCGAGTTGTTGTGCGGCGGGGGCGCGCGACGACGTGGACACCGCGCAACGCGTCGCGTCCGGAGGATTCTATGTCGATCCGAATTCGAGTGCGGCACGCGCGATGGTGGACTACCCGGAGACCGCCTCGATCGTTGCCAGACTGGCCGATACACCACAGGCGTTCTGGCTCAGTGCAACCTCGCCGCCGACGGCGGTTGCCAACGAGGTGTCCCGGTACGTCGATGCTGCTGCCCGTGCGAACGCGGTTGCGGTGTTGGTCACGTACGCGATTCCGCAACGTGACTGTGGTTCCTACTCTGCCGGCGGATACAGCAACGGCTCGGACTACCGAACATGGTCGGACAATGTTGCGGCGGGAATCGGTAACCGTGAAGCGGTTGTGATCGTGGAACCGGACGCGCTCACCGACTGGTCGTGTCTGTCCTCCGAGCAGGCAACAGAGCGAGTCGATCTTCTCCGCTATTCGGTGAATGCGCTTGCCTCGGATCCGAATACCGCGGTGTACATCGACGGTGGTCATTCGCGGTGGCTCGATGCTCCCGAGCTGGCGAGCCGTCTCGAATCGGCCGGGGTGGATCGCGCCCGGGGATTCAGTCTCAATGTCGCCAATTTCTACACGACCGCGGAGCAGGAAGCCTACGGGGAGTCCGTATCGGCGCTGACCGACGGAAAGACCTACGTCGTCGACACGTCACGCAACGGCGCCGGACCGCCCCCCGAAGGGCCGCTGAACTGGTGCAATCCGCCGGATCGCGCGCTGGGTTCGGCGCCGACGACACAAACCCGGGCAGCGCACGCGGCCGCGTACTTGTGGGTCAAACATCCCGGCGAGTCTGACGGCACCTGCAATCGGGGTGAGCCGCCGTCGAGTGTGTGGTGGAATGCGTATGCTGTTGCGATCGTGCAGAATTCGGGACGGCGCAGAGGTTCTCAGATGGCCCGCTGTGAGATAGCCCTAGCGTAG
- a CDS encoding glycosyltransferase family 4 protein: MTAESRIKVVVVGPSFYFLSGLSAYTCTLANELSRKHDVAVLLLRRVIPRRLYPTTRRSPSAGTALRYGNNVTRIGELDWYWIPGLLGTLARLRSTKPDLLVLQWWTVATLHTYIALALAARALGIRVAVEFHETQDSSEASVFGADMYCRRGVPLLLSLAHGAVVHNNHDLQLLKATFGSGTFDRLEIETAPHGPYTHLADGRVDPATSHDSRSGPTRLLFFGLIRPYKGLDDLLVAFNQFTPEQAAQFHLTIVGETWENWQIPAALITASPHRRHITFVNRYVSDAEAAQFFRDADVVVLPYRRASASGPLQIAMHSGLHVVLYAVGGLVEATRTYEGAHLVEPDNVDALRHALMSIPPDRRRRFTDHTSWSTMLGAIERLARS; encoded by the coding sequence ATGACTGCCGAAAGCAGAATCAAAGTAGTGGTCGTGGGACCGAGCTTTTACTTCCTCAGCGGTTTGTCTGCCTACACCTGCACACTCGCCAACGAACTGAGCCGAAAACACGATGTGGCGGTGCTCCTGCTGCGGCGGGTCATCCCGCGGCGGTTGTATCCGACTACTCGCCGCTCACCGAGTGCCGGAACAGCACTTCGATACGGCAACAACGTCACTCGTATCGGCGAACTCGACTGGTATTGGATCCCCGGCTTGCTGGGGACCCTGGCACGACTACGGTCGACAAAGCCGGATCTTCTTGTTCTGCAATGGTGGACTGTAGCAACACTGCACACCTACATCGCCCTGGCGCTGGCTGCACGGGCACTCGGCATTCGTGTTGCCGTCGAGTTTCACGAGACCCAGGACAGCAGTGAGGCATCGGTCTTCGGCGCCGACATGTACTGCCGACGCGGTGTGCCCCTTCTACTCTCGCTCGCTCACGGTGCGGTCGTCCACAACAACCACGATTTGCAGTTGCTGAAAGCAACGTTCGGCTCGGGCACGTTCGACAGACTCGAGATCGAAACAGCACCCCACGGACCGTACACACACCTCGCCGACGGTCGCGTCGATCCCGCGACATCTCACGATTCCCGGAGTGGGCCAACCCGACTGCTGTTCTTCGGACTCATCAGGCCGTACAAGGGGCTCGACGATCTCCTGGTTGCCTTCAACCAATTCACTCCGGAGCAGGCAGCACAGTTTCACCTCACGATCGTCGGTGAAACCTGGGAGAACTGGCAGATCCCGGCTGCACTGATAACCGCCAGTCCACACCGTCGTCACATCACTTTCGTCAATCGCTACGTCAGCGACGCCGAGGCAGCCCAATTCTTCCGTGACGCAGACGTAGTGGTGCTTCCCTATCGAAGGGCGTCGGCCAGCGGTCCGCTGCAGATCGCTATGCACTCCGGGTTGCATGTCGTGCTCTACGCGGTTGGCGGACTCGTCGAAGCAACACGCACCTACGAAGGCGCCCATCTGGTCGAACCCGATAACGTCGACGCACTCCGTCACGCGTTGATGTCGATTCCGCCGGACCGCCGCCGCCGATTCACCGACCATACCTCGTGGTCGACCATGCTCGGTGCGATCGAACGGTTGGCGCGATCATGA
- a CDS encoding glycosyltransferase family 4 protein: protein MRVALVTPAFPPSIGGVEDHVSQLATHLIATGIDVEVFSGSRRSEAPQTPYTPDPIVHRYRAWRTTAVSVSPRLLIRTMHLDKTFDIVHVHSYHASSAVTALTGLRRPVVFTPHFHGSGHTRSTRMLHTLYRKFSRSLFASSSAVICVSDAELELVHTYFPGLDTDMTVIPNGVDATTVRAAVPYPDESATLVFHGRLEPYKRVDRIIEAMVELPDTIQLVVVGEGSARNALAASSARLGLGNRVQFPGRLDTSGVHRWLRTADVSISLSEHEAFGIAPLESAAAGSRIILSDIPAHREIVRRFLGAEAILIPPTAGATSIARAIARQLSAGLADEVFLPDWTSVAAATADVYRRVLERAVAARVVEE from the coding sequence ATGCGCGTTGCATTGGTGACACCGGCATTCCCCCCGTCCATCGGCGGAGTCGAAGACCACGTCTCTCAGTTGGCCACACATCTGATCGCCACCGGGATCGACGTCGAAGTTTTCAGCGGCAGCCGTCGATCGGAAGCACCGCAGACTCCGTACACACCCGATCCGATCGTCCATCGCTACCGCGCCTGGAGAACCACCGCCGTGTCCGTCTCACCCCGGCTCTTGATCCGAACCATGCACCTCGACAAGACGTTTGACATCGTCCATGTACACAGCTATCACGCGTCCTCCGCTGTGACCGCACTGACGGGGTTACGTCGGCCGGTGGTCTTCACTCCACATTTTCACGGCAGCGGGCACACTCGATCCACCCGCATGCTGCATACGCTCTACCGGAAATTCTCCCGATCGCTCTTCGCATCGAGTTCGGCCGTGATCTGTGTGTCAGACGCGGAACTCGAGTTGGTGCACACATACTTCCCAGGCCTCGACACGGATATGACGGTCATTCCCAACGGCGTCGACGCCACCACCGTGCGCGCCGCCGTGCCGTACCCCGACGAGAGTGCCACGCTGGTGTTTCACGGCCGCTTGGAACCCTACAAGCGCGTAGACCGCATCATCGAGGCCATGGTCGAACTACCCGACACCATCCAACTTGTTGTCGTCGGCGAAGGTTCAGCTCGAAATGCACTGGCTGCCAGTTCCGCCCGCCTCGGACTCGGCAATCGGGTGCAGTTTCCGGGGCGGCTGGACACTTCCGGTGTGCATCGCTGGCTCAGGACGGCAGACGTGTCCATCTCGTTGTCCGAGCATGAAGCATTTGGCATCGCCCCCCTCGAATCCGCCGCAGCGGGGTCACGAATCATCCTCAGCGACATACCTGCTCATCGTGAGATCGTCCGTCGATTCCTCGGCGCCGAGGCAATTCTGATCCCACCGACTGCCGGTGCCACATCCATAGCCCGCGCGATCGCGCGACAGTTGAGTGCCGGACTCGCTGACGAAGTGTTCTTGCCGGACTGGACCAGCGTTGCAGCCGCAACGGCTGATGTGTACCGACGTGTACTGGAGCGGGCCGTAGCGGCGAGAGTCGTCGAGGAGTAA
- a CDS encoding glycosyltransferase family 2 protein — MNQPSFPHNRAQIGSATRSGVSLSILMPVFNEERTLKSAIDRVFAVHYPCRMELIVVDDGSTDRTAEILDAQRSDTRTAKDIVVVTHPSNRGKGAAIRTGLDYAAGSHLVILDADLEYLPSDIPSLIAPVLAGYSDHVFGARVRGVNACFPSFRFAIGGRATTFFANVLYDACLTDMHTCLKLIPTEQLRSLTLTEGGFGLDTEMTARLLRCGIRPLEVPVSYHGRSVSEGKKITWRDGVACLAVMARVRVQHRPEIAPVVGRIAVVGAAQGDPPRRVLHLPKAVG, encoded by the coding sequence ATGAATCAGCCTTCGTTTCCGCACAACCGGGCACAGATCGGATCAGCAACCCGCAGCGGGGTCAGCCTCTCGATACTGATGCCGGTCTTCAACGAGGAACGCACACTGAAGTCTGCGATAGACCGCGTATTCGCCGTTCACTACCCGTGCAGAATGGAACTGATCGTCGTCGACGACGGCAGCACCGATCGCACCGCTGAAATTCTCGACGCTCAGCGATCAGATACGCGAACAGCGAAAGACATTGTTGTAGTCACTCATCCGTCCAACCGCGGCAAGGGAGCGGCTATTCGAACCGGATTGGACTACGCCGCGGGAAGTCATCTCGTCATACTCGATGCGGATCTCGAGTATCTGCCGAGCGACATTCCGTCGCTGATCGCACCGGTGCTGGCCGGGTACTCCGATCACGTGTTCGGCGCGAGGGTCCGCGGAGTCAACGCCTGCTTTCCGTCATTTCGGTTTGCCATCGGCGGACGCGCAACCACCTTTTTCGCCAACGTGTTGTACGACGCCTGCCTGACGGACATGCACACCTGCCTCAAACTCATTCCGACCGAACAACTTCGCTCCCTGACATTGACCGAAGGAGGCTTCGGCCTCGACACGGAAATGACAGCACGATTATTGCGGTGCGGCATCCGGCCTCTCGAAGTGCCGGTGTCCTATCACGGACGATCTGTGTCGGAAGGAAAGAAAATCACCTGGCGCGATGGTGTTGCCTGCCTTGCCGTCATGGCCCGCGTTCGGGTGCAGCACCGACCGGAGATCGCACCGGTTGTAGGCCGAATCGCGGTAGTCGGAGCAGCACAAGGTGATCCGCCGCGCAGGGTTCTACATCTGCCGAAGGCTGTGGGGTGA
- a CDS encoding ANTAR domain-containing response regulator, whose protein sequence is MHDDALYLCALTHFASPPLECTSATHTLHELACYIADIFGTAAASITVTLPDQPDITSVSDTEFDRCEQEFRTGPGRLPPLHSLQITDVPGAAHAWPAFAAQASHLGVKAVATLPLYRETRNVGGSASPTQKGIGTLTVFSHEMIVWDDDDATAARALTNVAMGFILMSLELQERERVSLQLQHALETRIVVEQAKGIISKDHNTTIDSAYQLIRRRARSHNATVLSVARAIVELGLKV, encoded by the coding sequence ATGCATGATGACGCTCTATACCTCTGTGCCCTGACCCATTTCGCGTCGCCGCCGCTCGAATGCACATCGGCAACGCACACACTTCATGAACTGGCGTGCTACATCGCCGACATATTCGGTACCGCAGCGGCAAGCATCACCGTGACCCTTCCCGATCAACCGGACATCACATCGGTCAGCGACACCGAATTCGACCGGTGCGAACAGGAGTTTCGAACAGGTCCGGGCAGGTTACCCCCACTCCACAGCCTGCAGATCACCGATGTTCCAGGAGCGGCACACGCCTGGCCGGCCTTTGCGGCACAAGCGAGCCATCTGGGTGTCAAAGCCGTGGCGACACTTCCGCTTTACCGTGAAACGAGAAACGTGGGCGGGTCGGCATCCCCCACGCAGAAAGGTATCGGAACCCTTACCGTGTTCTCACACGAGATGATCGTCTGGGACGACGACGATGCGACTGCGGCCCGGGCACTGACCAACGTTGCAATGGGATTCATACTCATGTCGCTCGAATTGCAAGAGCGCGAACGAGTATCCCTGCAACTGCAACACGCACTCGAAACCCGGATAGTTGTCGAACAGGCCAAGGGCATCATCTCCAAGGACCACAACACCACCATCGACTCTGCTTACCAACTCATCCGCCGGCGCGCACGAAGCCACAACGCGACGGTACTGTCCGTCGCGCGGGCGATTGTCGAACTCGGATTGAAGGTGTGA
- a CDS encoding MarR family winged helix-turn-helix transcriptional regulator: protein MIASDSDDLFGALDELFTRLMSAGDSESIDALIELDLSFSQVRVLFALGQCAAPVPIHEVADELRLSVAATGRNIDQLVHMGLVVRREDERDRRVKRVSLSEAGVKVTSTHIECKRGQLRDFASRVPAPERLRLVEALEPILAGDYLRASTQETSR, encoded by the coding sequence GTGATCGCCTCGGATTCTGATGACCTGTTCGGAGCACTCGACGAGTTGTTCACTCGCCTGATGAGCGCCGGTGATTCGGAGTCGATCGATGCGTTGATCGAGTTGGATCTCTCGTTCAGTCAGGTGCGTGTGCTGTTTGCGCTCGGGCAGTGTGCTGCACCTGTTCCGATCCACGAGGTCGCCGACGAGCTTCGGCTGTCGGTGGCGGCGACGGGACGCAATATCGACCAACTCGTGCACATGGGATTGGTCGTGCGGCGTGAGGACGAACGTGACCGACGCGTCAAACGGGTTTCCCTGTCGGAGGCCGGCGTTAAGGTCACGTCCACTCACATCGAATGCAAGCGTGGACAGCTTCGTGATTTTGCGTCGCGCGTGCCCGCGCCGGAACGGCTTCGACTTGTCGAGGCGCTCGAGCCCATTCTCGCGGGTGACTATCTGCGAGCATCTACCCAGGAGACTTCGCGATGA
- a CDS encoding NADPH:quinone oxidoreductase family protein, whose translation MRAMVVTELSGPQGLDLEEIPEPDASGKVLIDVKASGVCFPDLLITYGKYQIRPEPPFVPGAEISGVVISAPEESGFAPGDRVLAATYLGGYAERIAVDPSQVLRIPDSLDFDEAASLIINYQTMEFALARRAKIVAGETVVVLGAAGGVGTATIQLAKAHGARVIAVVRRPGVEEFLRELGADEVVALAPGWGERVRELTGGKGAQIVVDPVGGDAFDEAVRVLAPEGRLVVIGFAGGGIPEVKVNRVLFRNISIVGAAWGEFTRTDREAVAQVHASLVRHVENGLRPLVKARYLLEDAALALTDLETGKVLGKAILVQE comes from the coding sequence GTGCGCGCGATGGTTGTTACCGAGTTGTCCGGCCCGCAAGGACTCGACCTCGAGGAGATCCCCGAACCCGATGCGTCTGGCAAGGTTCTCATCGACGTCAAGGCAAGTGGGGTCTGCTTTCCGGACTTGTTGATCACCTACGGCAAGTATCAGATTCGTCCGGAGCCCCCGTTTGTTCCGGGTGCAGAAATCTCGGGCGTCGTGATCTCGGCTCCGGAGGAGTCGGGATTCGCTCCGGGCGATCGGGTACTCGCGGCGACGTATCTCGGGGGATATGCGGAACGGATAGCAGTCGACCCGTCGCAGGTATTGCGAATTCCGGACTCGTTGGATTTCGACGAAGCCGCGTCGTTGATCATCAATTACCAGACGATGGAGTTCGCGCTGGCTCGTCGCGCCAAGATCGTGGCCGGCGAAACCGTGGTTGTGCTCGGCGCGGCGGGCGGGGTGGGCACCGCGACCATCCAGTTGGCCAAGGCGCATGGCGCGCGGGTGATTGCTGTGGTTCGGCGCCCCGGTGTAGAGGAGTTCCTCCGCGAGTTGGGGGCCGACGAGGTAGTGGCACTGGCGCCGGGTTGGGGAGAGCGGGTTCGTGAGTTGACCGGTGGCAAGGGGGCGCAGATAGTGGTTGATCCTGTCGGCGGTGACGCTTTCGACGAGGCGGTCCGTGTCTTGGCGCCTGAAGGCCGGCTTGTCGTGATCGGGTTCGCCGGCGGCGGGATTCCCGAAGTGAAGGTGAATCGGGTGCTGTTCCGCAACATCAGCATCGTCGGAGCGGCATGGGGTGAGTTCACACGTACTGATCGCGAGGCAGTTGCTCAGGTGCATGCGTCGTTGGTTCGCCATGTCGAAAATGGGTTGCGACCCCTCGTCAAAGCTCGATACCTTCTGGAGGATGCGGCCTTGGCGCTCACTGATCTGGAAACGGGCAAAGTTCTCGGAAAGGCGATTTTGGTGCAGGAATGA